A genomic region of Gemmata massiliana contains the following coding sequences:
- a CDS encoding gamma-glutamyl-gamma-aminobutyrate hydrolase family protein encodes MSRRPVIGIATQTLPGKPGERQPCWLMGRSYIEELRKVGAVPWVIPLIPHDPGTLQEIFDRLDGVFITGGVDVDPTRYGEPKTELCGTIDPDRDAVEIALLQHALNRQLPVLAVCRGIQILNVTCGGTLYQDVSAQVPAALKHDFFPTPEQPSRKYLAHDITVKAGSRLGHILGDGVVPVNSMHHQAIKDLAPRLAATAFAPDGIIEGVEGRDDQYLVAVQWHPEELTETQPGMKRLFTTFANAASAA; translated from the coding sequence ATGTCCCGCCGACCCGTAATCGGAATCGCCACACAAACCCTCCCCGGTAAGCCGGGCGAGCGGCAGCCGTGTTGGTTGATGGGGCGCAGCTACATCGAAGAACTGCGCAAGGTCGGGGCGGTGCCCTGGGTGATTCCACTCATCCCCCACGACCCGGGCACGCTCCAGGAGATCTTCGACCGGCTCGATGGCGTGTTCATTACGGGCGGCGTCGATGTGGACCCCACCCGGTACGGTGAACCGAAAACGGAACTGTGCGGGACTATCGATCCGGATCGCGACGCGGTCGAGATTGCACTCCTTCAGCACGCACTGAACCGGCAACTTCCTGTGCTCGCGGTGTGCCGCGGTATTCAGATCCTGAATGTCACGTGCGGCGGGACGCTGTACCAGGACGTGAGCGCGCAGGTGCCCGCGGCGCTCAAGCACGACTTCTTCCCCACGCCCGAGCAACCGAGTCGCAAATACCTCGCGCACGACATTACGGTGAAGGCCGGTTCGCGCCTGGGACACATCCTGGGCGACGGTGTGGTGCCAGTGAACAGCATGCACCACCAGGCGATCAAAGACCTCGCACCGCGACTGGCGGCGACCGCGTTCGCACCGGACGGCATTATCGAAGGGGTCGAGGGCCGGGACGATCAGTACCTCGTTGCGGTGCAGTGGCACCCGGAGGAGCTGACCGAAACACAGCCCGGAATGAAGCGGCTGTTCACCACGTTTGCCAACGCCGCCAGCGCCGCGTGA